From one Lolium rigidum isolate FL_2022 chromosome 4, APGP_CSIRO_Lrig_0.1, whole genome shotgun sequence genomic stretch:
- the LOC124705935 gene encoding CDPK-related kinase 3-like: MGQCYAKNVHADGDEALGTTTISVSAAAGQEAAAGETATAGGVGRRSVRPSPAGTPRRGRAGATPARTSAAGSPWAASPLPEGIAPSPATSASTPRRFFRRPFPPPSPAKHIKASLARRLGRRSPAAAAAGAKPPAEAPIPEHGAGAGGEADRDLDKSFGYDRSFAAKYELGKEVGRGHFGHTCLARARRGDMRGQVLAVKVISKAKMSTAISIEDVRREVKILKALSGHSNLVKFYDACEDGLNVYIIMELCEGGELLDRILARGGRYPEEDAKVIIEQILSVVAFCHLQGVVHRDLKPENFLFSTRDEHAPMKLIDFGLSDFIRPDERLNDIVGSAYYVAPEVLHRSYSTEADMWSIGVITYILLCGSRPFWARTESGIFRSVLRADPNFDDSPWASISPEAKDFVKRLLNKDYRKRMTAAQALSHTWLREDESRPIPLDMLVFKLVKAYLRSTPFKRAALKALSRAITEDELIYIRTQYNLLQPSSKDGRICIENFRMALLQNSTDAMKESRALDILSALEPLAYRRMDFEEFLAATVSPYQLEASPRWEEIASTAFECFEQEGNRVITIEELAQEMNLSSAAYSIVRDWIRPSDGMLSFIGYTKFLHGLTMRSSNVRRQH, translated from the exons ATGGGACAGTGCTACGCCAAGAACGTACACGCCGACGGGGATGAGGCCCTGGGGACGACCACCATCTCGGTGTCCGCCGCGGCCGGGCAGGAGGCGGCCGCCGGTGAGACGGCCACGGCCGGAGGGGTAGGGAGGAGGAGCGTCAGGCCGTCGCCGGCGGGCACGCCGCGGAGGGGTAGGGCCGGGGCCACGCCGGCCAGGACTTCCGCGGCGGGGAGCCCCTGGGCGGCCAGCCCGCTCCCCGAGGGCATCGCGCCGTCGCCGGCCACGTCCGCGTCCACGCCCAGGCGCTTCTTCCGCCGCCCCTTCCCTCCGCCGTCCCCGGCCAAGCACATCAAGGCGTCGCTGGcgcgccgcctcggccgccgctccccggccgctgccgctgccggggCCAAGCCGCCGGCCGAGGCCCCGATCCCGGAGCACGGGGCCGGCGCCGGAGGGGAGGCGGACAGGGACCTCGACAAGAGCTTCGGCTACGACCGCAGCTTCGCGGCCAAGTACGAGCTCGGCAAGGAGGTGGGTCGCGGCCACTTCGGCCACACCTGTCTTGCGCGTGCCCGCAGGGGGGACATGAGAGGCCAGGTCCTAGCTGTCAAGGTCATCTCAAAAGCCAAG ATGTCAACAGCAATATCGATTGAGGATGTGCGCAGAGAGGTGAAAATTCTGAAGGCTTTATCTGGACATTCGAATCTTGTCAAATTTTATGATGCATGTGAGGATGGACTTAACGTCTACATCATCATGGA GTTGTGTGAAGGTGGGGAGTTATTGGACAGAATTTTGGCAAG AGGTGGGAGGTACCCTGAGGAAGATGCTAAAGTTATCATTGAACAAATATTAAGTGTAGTTGCTTTCTGCCATCTTCAGGGTGTTGTTCATCGTGATCTTAAGCCAGAG AATTTTCTATTCAGCACCAGAGATGAACATGCTCCTATGAAGCTCATCGATTTTGGCCTCTCTGACTTTATAAGGCCAG ATGAAAGGCTGAATGATATTGTTGGTAGTGCATACTATGTTGCTCCAGAAGTCTTACATAGGTCATATAGCACAGAAGCAGACATGTGGAGTATAGGTGTTATCACTTATATCTTGCTGTGTGGTAGCAGACCATTTTGGGCACGAACTGAATCAGGAATTTTCCGCTCAGTGCTGAGAGCTGATCCTAATTTTGATGATTCACCATGGGCATCAATATCTCCTGAAGCTAAAGACTTTGTCAAAAGACTTCTTAACAAGGATTACAGAAAAAGAATGACTGCTGCACAGGCACTCT CTCACACCTGGTTGCGAGAAGATGAGTCCCGCCCAATCCCTCTGGATATGTTAGTTTTTAAGCTGGTTAAGGCCTATCTTCGTTCCACGCCTTTCAAACGGGCAGCATTAAAG GCTCTGTCTAGAGCAATAACAGAAGATGAGCTTATCTACATCAGAACACAATACAACTTGTTACAACCAAGTAGCAAGGACGGCCGAATATGTATTGAGAACTTCAGGATG GCTCTTCTACAAAACTCTACTGACGCTATGAAAGAATCTAGAGCTCTTGATATCTTAAGTGCG CTGGAGCCGCTTGCATATAGGAGAATGGACTTTGAGGAGTTCCTTGCAGCTACAGTCAGCCCTTACCAACTTGAGGCTTCACCAAGGTGGGAAGAAATTGCGAGCACCGCATTTGAGTGCTTCGAGCAGGAAGGCAACCGTGTCATCACAATTGAGGAGCTAGCACAG GAGATGAATCTTTCTTCTGCAGCGTATTCTATCGTCCGCGACTGGATTAGACCATCAGATGGAATGCTTAGCTTTATAGGCTACACCAAATTTTTGCATGGATTAACTATGCGGAGCAGCAACGTGAGGCGGCAACACTAA